The genomic interval GTACGTCGAAATGGACGAAACCAACCAACGTTTGTTGACGCAATTGATCGATACGTACATCAATGCGGTTCCGGAAAAACTGGCCGATGAACGCCGTCAGCGAATCGAGGAAGATGGCAAGGCAGGCATCCATTTTGCGTGGGCCGGTGCCCTGAAACCCGGGATCGGCCACTACTATCGAGTTCGCGGCAAACGATTTTTGATCGAGTTTGTGAACACGCAAGCCGACGCGGCCGGCAACCCCGCCAACCATATTCATAGTGTTTGGCGGGATGTCAGTGGTGACTTTGATTTGGACAATCAGTGACCCAAATGCGATCCGAGTGAACGAAGCTGCACGGCGACGGCGCTCAGCCGTGCAGTGCGGCAGTCTTGGATCAGCAGTCTTACTTTGCCGTGCCGTCCGCCGGCGTGCTGCAGGGTTTCACGCAGCGGTACGAGTTTCTGACCGATCCAGCCGATCTGTTGGCCGTTGACGGCGATCACTCGGTCGCCCGGTTTGAAGGCGAGTTGTTCTGCTGCACTTTCCATCTCGGTGCGTTGGATGACGTATCCCGCATCGGTCGGCTGGGCAACGACTCCCAGCAGCCAGCGGGTCTGGTACGCGGTTTGCGGTGCCACCTGCAGCGGTGCTTCGTGGTGCCGTGTTGCGTCGTGGTGGTGTTGTGCGTCGTCGCGAACGGGCCGATCGGCTTCGTCGGGTGATTGCACCAGCACGATCGGGTCTTTTTCCTCGTCATTGGGTTGGCCGAGCAATGGAGCTTGTCCCCAAACACTGGCGGCGAGCGAGCCGGCGATCAGCGCGACCGCGACTACGACGTAGCCCATCAGAGGGTTTTCTGAGGTTTTGGATTGCATGGGGATGGCTCCTGTGGCGGGTGCGATGAGCAACTGAACGCTCTAGGCAGTGTTCAGTCTTAGAACGTGGGTTCGGTAGATGAGCCGTTTTGGCGTTAGCCACGGTTTTCGTGACACAACCGTGGCTAACGCCAAAACGGCTAACCCCAAAATCAAGACCGGATGATGCACTAGGCAGTGTTACTGAACGCTCTAGGCAGTGCTTTCTTCCCGGCCAAGCGGACAAGAAAACTCTGCGTTACAGGATTTCCTCTCGTTTTCTTGCTGCCAGATCGACGCCGTCCTTGCAAGTGACCTCACCTTGGATCTGATCAGCCACTATATTCCCCGCTCCCGTTCTCCCAGATCCACCCGTTTCTCCCCCTTCCATACGTTTTGCCAGGTCCATGTCCGGACAAACCAAGAACAACGGAATGATTCGATTCCTGATCGATAATTCGCTCCTGCTGGTCAGTGGCGCTGTGATCGCCCTCATTTGGGCCAACGTTGCGCACAAGAACAACAGCACCAGCTACCAAGATTTCATCCATTACGACGTGCGAACGCTGTGGGGAGGCGGTGATCATCCGTCACACGACGCAGAAACCCAGACGAACGATACGGATGACGTCGTCGCGACGGATTTGGCCCCTGCACCAGCAGAGACGGGAGCACCTGACGCTGTCGAAACAGGGGAACCCAAAAAGTCAGGGCACGGCGGCGACGCCAAGGGGGCAGCCGCAGAAGGCCATCACCATTGGTACAACCTGTCGTTTATCATCAATGATGTCTTGATGGCGTTGTTCTTTGCGATTGCGGCGAAAGAGGTTTGGGAGTCGTTGTTGCCCGGCGGCGCGTTGTCCAACCCGCGAAAAGCGGCCACGCCGTTGCTGGCCACTTTGGGCGGAATCGTTGGACCGGCTGCGTTCTACATTGCCGGTGGTTACATCACCGGGACGCACGATGTCTTGGGGCAAGGCTGGGCGGTTCCATGCGCCACTGACATCGCGTTCAGTTATCTCGTGGCACGCTTCATTTTCGGGGCGGGGCACCCGGCGATCGCATTCTTGTTGTTGCTGGCGATCGCCGATGACGCGGCTGGTTTGTTGATTTTGGCCGTGTTCTATCCTTCGGCACCGATCAATCCCTATTGGTTGCTTTTGACC from Stieleria varia carries:
- a CDS encoding Na+/H+ antiporter NhaA, which encodes MSGQTKNNGMIRFLIDNSLLLVSGAVIALIWANVAHKNNSTSYQDFIHYDVRTLWGGGDHPSHDAETQTNDTDDVVATDLAPAPAETGAPDAVETGEPKKSGHGGDAKGAAAEGHHHWYNLSFIINDVLMALFFAIAAKEVWESLLPGGALSNPRKAATPLLATLGGIVGPAAFYIAGGYITGTHDVLGQGWAVPCATDIAFSYLVARFIFGAGHPAIAFLLLLAIADDAAGLLILAVFYPSAPINPYWLLLTVGAMLLAYLLKRMKVHSHWVYFLGPGILSWFSFYQAHIHPALGLVPIIPLLPHAFTDLGIFAREELDRDDTLNEFEHFWKTPVECILGLFGLANAGVVLSSLGTGTWLVVVGLLVGKPVGITLMTLFAEKGLRLQKPAGMDYRHVVTLGMVAGIGFTVALFVSVAAFKVPGDIQDSVKMGALLSFAAAPLAILIGKMLGVRPGDHLDASVAGSSDESSSESTNGDATNASSHE